One genomic window of Malaciobacter molluscorum LMG 25693 includes the following:
- a CDS encoding heavy metal translocating P-type ATPase — translation MSKEKINLNISGMTCVNCSNGIENFLKRKEGVLDTKVSFASNEGEFTIDTDLFSKDNLIANIEKLGYKVEEDFSKLEKEQIKSFEKLKKLFFTSMIFTLGIFALVFLNLFDDKTTKMIIFLLASIVQFYGGARFYLLAYKSLSNRNYDMNVLVALGTSAAYFYSTFVLFLPNLFPEHLRFIYFDGAAVIITFVLLGRYLEARSKQKASDFLKKLMNLAPQKANKILEDGQIKTVLANSLEVGNCILIKSGEKIPADGKIIEGKADIDTSMITGEAMPVFKQIEDEVLSGTLNTNGVIKVKVLKQSKDTTLSKIITLLKSAQSKQIPISRFADKIANIFVPTVILISIITFIVWTLLGELQNAILTSISVLIISCPCALGLATPIAIVSSVSRGAKEGLLIKNPEILEIIKDIKYAVFDKTGTLTKGEISVENTDIDPKYFSSILSIESLSEHPISKAIVNYIKQKKQFSTVDVDNIDIIAGKGIKAKINDNEFLLGNEKLLLENSVKIEDKHKEFFLKELDKANGAILVSINNKTVGSFSLIDKLKDDAISLIENIKNEGIEPILLTGDNKVTASKIAEQLKINKVYSEVIPTQKYEIISNLQKDGKVMFVGDGINDAPSIKKADIGITLNSGSDITKDAGDIILINNELLSISKSINLSKQSIKIIKQNLFWAFAYNAVGIPLAAGLFYSLLGHMLTPMYAGIAMSFSSVSVVLNSLRLKIKKI, via the coding sequence ATGTCAAAAGAGAAAATAAATTTAAATATCTCGGGAATGACTTGTGTAAATTGCTCTAATGGTATAGAAAACTTTTTGAAAAGAAAAGAGGGTGTATTAGATACAAAAGTTAGTTTTGCTTCTAATGAAGGAGAATTTACTATTGATACTGACCTTTTCTCAAAAGATAACTTGATAGCAAATATTGAAAAATTAGGTTACAAAGTAGAAGAAGATTTTTCAAAATTAGAAAAAGAACAAATAAAAAGTTTTGAAAAATTAAAAAAACTATTTTTTACTTCTATGATATTTACATTAGGAATTTTTGCTCTTGTATTTCTCAATTTATTTGATGATAAAACAACAAAAATGATTATATTTTTACTTGCATCAATTGTTCAGTTTTATGGAGGTGCGAGGTTTTATTTACTTGCTTATAAATCATTAAGTAATAGAAATTATGATATGAATGTTTTAGTTGCTTTAGGAACAAGTGCAGCATATTTTTATTCTACATTTGTATTATTTTTACCTAACTTATTCCCTGAACATTTAAGATTTATATATTTTGATGGTGCAGCAGTAATTATAACTTTTGTTTTATTAGGTAGATATTTAGAAGCTCGTTCAAAACAAAAAGCAAGTGATTTTTTAAAAAAATTAATGAATTTAGCTCCTCAAAAAGCTAATAAAATTTTAGAAGATGGACAGATTAAAACGGTACTTGCAAATAGTTTAGAAGTTGGTAATTGTATTTTAATTAAATCAGGAGAAAAAATACCAGCTGATGGAAAAATTATAGAAGGAAAAGCAGATATTGATACTTCTATGATTACAGGTGAGGCAATGCCTGTTTTTAAACAAATAGAAGATGAAGTCTTATCTGGGACTTTAAATACTAATGGTGTTATAAAAGTAAAAGTTTTAAAACAATCAAAAGATACTACATTATCAAAAATCATTACATTGCTAAAATCTGCTCAAAGTAAGCAAATACCAATTAGTAGATTTGCAGATAAAATTGCTAATATTTTTGTTCCAACAGTTATTTTAATTTCTATTATTACATTTATTGTTTGGACATTATTAGGAGAACTTCAAAATGCAATATTGACTTCGATTAGTGTATTAATCATATCTTGTCCTTGTGCTTTAGGTCTTGCTACACCAATTGCAATAGTTAGTTCAGTTAGTAGAGGTGCAAAAGAGGGATTATTAATCAAAAATCCTGAAATATTAGAAATAATAAAAGATATTAAATATGCTGTTTTTGATAAAACTGGAACTTTAACAAAAGGTGAAATAAGTGTAGAGAATACAGATATTGATCCCAAATATTTTTCTTCAATTTTGTCAATTGAGAGTCTTAGTGAACATCCTATTTCAAAAGCAATAGTAAACTATATAAAACAAAAAAAACAATTTTCTACAGTTGATGTTGATAATATTGATATTATTGCAGGAAAAGGTATAAAAGCAAAAATTAATGATAATGAGTTCTTATTGGGAAATGAAAAACTTTTATTAGAAAATAGTGTAAAAATAGAAGATAAACATAAAGAGTTTTTTTTAAAAGAGTTAGATAAAGCAAATGGTGCTATATTAGTGTCGATAAATAATAAGACAGTAGGCTCTTTTTCTTTAATAGATAAATTAAAAGATGATGCTATAAGTTTAATTGAAAATATTAAAAATGAAGGAATTGAACCTATTTTATTAACTGGAGATAATAAAGTAACAGCTTCAAAAATAGCAGAACAATTGAAAATAAATAAAGTATATAGTGAAGTAATTCCTACACAAAAATATGAAATAATATCAAATCTTCAAAAAGATGGTAAAGTTATGTTTGTTGGAGATGGAATTAATGATGCACCTTCTATTAAAAAAGCTGATATTGGAATTACATTAAATTCTGGTTCTGATATAACTAAAGATGCAGGAGATATAATTTTAATAAATAATGAATTATTATCGATTTCTAAAAGTATCAATTTATCAAAACAGAGTATTAAAATTATAAAACAAAATCTTTTTTGGGCTTTTGCTTATAATGCTGTTGGAATTCCTTTAGCAGCAGGACTTTTTTATTCTTTATTAGGGCATATGTTAACACCAATGTATGCAGGAATTGCTATGAGTTTTAGTTCTGTATCAGTAGTTTTAAACTCATTAAGATTAAAAATAAAAAAAATATAA
- a CDS encoding Bax inhibitor-1/YccA family protein — MYNRDYLEQSQNHTAQDSSRVELMSFLKATYQLFAGSLLAATAGAYIGLDIVSYLAGPLMWVLFAVELGLIFFVIPRVKHTPGVNLAVLFAFTFITGLTIAPLLTAIFAMPSGAAIVGQAFLMTSVAFGGISMFAMTTKRDFSSLGKFLFIALIIMIVAGISNIFIQSSMFQLVIASAGALLFSVFILFDTQQIIRGGYDSPVEAALSLYLDFFNLFVSLLQILGIMNSDD; from the coding sequence ATGTATAATAGAGATTATTTAGAACAATCTCAAAATCATACAGCACAAGACTCATCAAGAGTTGAACTTATGAGCTTTTTAAAAGCTACATATCAATTATTTGCGGGATCACTTTTAGCAGCTACTGCAGGTGCATATATCGGATTAGATATTGTTTCATATCTTGCAGGTCCACTTATGTGGGTATTATTTGCTGTTGAATTAGGGTTAATTTTCTTTGTAATCCCAAGAGTAAAACATACTCCAGGTGTAAACCTTGCAGTATTGTTTGCTTTTACATTTATTACAGGTCTTACAATTGCTCCTTTATTAACAGCAATATTTGCTATGCCTAGTGGTGCAGCTATTGTTGGTCAAGCATTTTTAATGACATCTGTAGCATTTGGTGGGATTTCAATGTTCGCAATGACAACAAAAAGAGATTTTTCATCACTTGGTAAGTTTTTATTTATTGCATTAATTATCATGATTGTTGCAGGTATTTCTAATATCTTTATTCAATCATCAATGTTTCAATTAGTTATTGCAAGTGCAGGTGCTTTACTATTTTCAGTATTTATCCTTTTTGATACACAACAAATCATAAGAGGTGGATACGATTCACCAGTTGAAGCAGCTTTATCACTATATTTAGACTTCTTTAATTTATTTGTATCTTTATTACAAATTTTAGGAATTATGAATAGTGATGATTAA
- a CDS encoding heavy metal transport/detoxification protein, translating to MKKTFKADKIACSGCSNMIKASLEDTFGEIVVNLDVTPKEVTVEIENEEQEQVFKKEMKELGFEIIG from the coding sequence ATGAAAAAAACATTTAAAGCAGATAAAATAGCTTGTTCTGGATGCTCAAATATGATTAAAGCATCTTTAGAAGATACATTTGGTGAGATTGTTGTTAATCTTGATGTTACACCTAAAGAAGTAACAGTAGAGATAGAAAATGAAGAACAAGAGCAAGTATTTAAAAAAGAGATGAAAGAACTTGGATTTGAGATAATAGGTTAA
- a CDS encoding universal stress protein, with protein sequence MSYKKFFFPVGGGQELRERLYGAILVAKHFNVHLEILQCLPGLESQASFDIPNFVLEELKGAIENHYKAENSDFQKLLNEVANELNVPINKDNTNNQTTVFAQIKHGNRSSIVEQESKFCDLVVVATPPNAITTATFEASVLQSGKSVIMIPRIMKKFSTESIIIGWNNSPESSRAITSSLDILKQAKRVHIVSSKEYAPDISKLEKIQNYLSLHGIEATIELVKTKKSPGETIYKAAKKGNFDMIVAGAFSHKGLREIMFGAATKYLFEHTDIPVFMSH encoded by the coding sequence ATGAGTTATAAAAAGTTTTTTTTTCCAGTTGGTGGAGGGCAAGAGCTAAGAGAACGACTTTATGGGGCAATATTAGTTGCAAAACATTTTAATGTACATCTTGAGATTCTTCAATGTTTACCAGGTTTAGAATCTCAAGCAAGTTTTGATATTCCTAATTTTGTCCTTGAAGAGTTAAAAGGTGCAATTGAAAATCATTATAAAGCAGAAAATAGTGATTTCCAAAAACTATTAAATGAAGTAGCAAATGAATTAAATGTACCAATAAATAAAGATAATACAAATAATCAAACTACTGTATTTGCACAAATAAAGCATGGTAATAGAAGTAGTATTGTAGAACAAGAATCTAAATTTTGTGATTTAGTAGTTGTAGCAACACCACCTAATGCTATTACGACAGCAACTTTTGAAGCGAGTGTTTTACAAAGTGGTAAATCAGTTATTATGATACCTAGAATTATGAAAAAGTTTAGCACTGAATCAATTATTATTGGATGGAATAATTCTCCTGAATCTTCAAGAGCAATAACATCATCTTTGGATATTCTAAAACAAGCGAAAAGAGTTCATATTGTTTCATCAAAAGAGTATGCACCAGATATTTCAAAATTAGAAAAAATACAAAATTATTTATCTCTACATGGAATTGAAGCAACTATTGAATTAGTTAAAACAAAAAAGTCTCCAGGAGAAACTATTTATAAAGCTGCTAAAAAAGGCAACTTTGATATGATAGTTGCAGGAGCCTTCAGTCATAAAGGTTTACGTGAAATAATGTTTGGTGCTGCAACAAAATACCTTTTTGAACATACAGATATTCCAGTATTTATGTCTCACTAA
- a CDS encoding ArsR/SmtB family transcription factor, with protein MLNLDELKRSCCEGISYIPEIREVLPSNENLVNISYIFKALADSTRLKMLYALLDYEICVGEMANLLEIPQSHVSHQFRILKKYGIVDFRKDKKMSFYHIKDEYIKALLKTMLKNIKE; from the coding sequence ATGTTAAATCTTGATGAATTAAAACGTTCATGTTGTGAAGGTATAAGTTATATTCCTGAAATAAGAGAAGTTCTTCCTTCAAATGAGAATTTAGTAAATATATCTTATATTTTCAAAGCCCTTGCAGATTCTACAAGATTAAAAATGTTATATGCTTTATTAGATTATGAGATTTGTGTTGGAGAAATGGCAAATTTACTTGAAATACCCCAATCTCATGTCTCTCATCAATTTAGAATCTTGAAAAAGTATGGAATAGTTGATTTTAGAAAAGATAAAAAAATGTCTTTTTATCACATAAAAGATGAATATATAAAAGCACTTTTAAAAACTATGTTAAAAAATATAAAGGAGTAA
- a CDS encoding SLC13 family permease gives MLGRLRSGKIKFSIKHAVSKFILSFLIAFFVAIVPDYIGLSKEATLMLFILCFSALLWMTEAIPTFAVSFLIIVLEIFFLGYHDFNFDSNSKEWVYYLKPWSSPLVFLFLSGFILAIAASKTKLDLWLAKKVIFYFGSKPHNILTGLMLITFILSMFISNTATTAMMMTMLLPILKNMKENNPFQKAILLGIVVAANIGGMGTIIGTPPNAIAIGILGDKAPSFVGWMMLALPPSILIAFILRFVLLKSYPSTEETINIDKLKKVSHYDDSTTTFTKVPTIPSWKKLLVISVFIFTILLWLTGPFHHIPTPVVSLLPIVIFTIFGIIDTDDIRQIRWDVIILIIGGLSLGLGVMKTGLDQWLGTHIDLEGLNIFLIVSIFAFIVIVISNFMSNTAATNIMLPLVVALGSTLGDSIVSYMIISIALCASCAMVLPVSTPPNAIAYASGHLESKDFLFIGLIAGVAGPFFIITLLSFYS, from the coding sequence ATGTTAGGCAGACTTAGGAGTGGAAAGATAAAATTTTCAATAAAACATGCAGTATCAAAGTTTATTCTTTCCTTTTTAATAGCTTTTTTTGTAGCCATAGTTCCAGATTATATAGGACTATCAAAAGAAGCAACATTAATGTTATTTATTTTATGTTTTTCAGCTTTATTGTGGATGACTGAAGCAATTCCAACTTTTGCAGTATCCTTTTTGATTATTGTTCTAGAAATATTTTTTCTTGGTTATCATGATTTTAATTTTGATAGTAATTCAAAAGAGTGGGTTTATTATCTTAAGCCATGGTCTTCACCTTTAGTATTTTTGTTTTTATCAGGTTTTATTTTAGCAATTGCGGCATCTAAAACAAAATTAGATTTATGGTTAGCTAAAAAAGTAATATTTTATTTTGGTTCAAAACCTCATAATATTTTAACTGGATTAATGTTAATCACTTTTATATTATCAATGTTTATCTCAAATACAGCTACTACTGCAATGATGATGACAATGCTACTTCCTATCTTAAAAAATATGAAAGAGAATAACCCTTTCCAAAAAGCAATTTTATTAGGTATCGTAGTTGCAGCTAATATTGGAGGAATGGGAACTATTATTGGAACGCCACCAAATGCAATAGCAATAGGGATATTAGGTGATAAAGCACCATCTTTTGTTGGCTGGATGATGTTAGCATTACCTCCTAGTATTTTGATTGCTTTTATATTAAGATTTGTACTTTTAAAAAGTTATCCTTCAACTGAAGAAACAATTAATATTGATAAATTAAAAAAAGTATCTCACTATGATGATTCTACTACTACCTTTACAAAGGTACCTACAATTCCTAGTTGGAAAAAATTACTTGTAATTAGTGTATTTATTTTTACTATCTTACTTTGGTTAACAGGTCCTTTTCATCATATTCCAACTCCAGTTGTTTCTTTACTTCCTATTGTGATTTTTACTATTTTTGGAATAATTGATACTGATGATATAAGACAAATAAGATGGGATGTTATTATATTAATAATTGGTGGATTATCTCTTGGCTTAGGTGTAATGAAAACAGGACTTGATCAGTGGCTTGGAACGCATATTGATTTAGAAGGATTAAATATTTTTCTTATTGTTTCAATTTTTGCATTTATTGTAATAGTAATATCAAATTTTATGAGTAATACTGCTGCTACAAATATTATGTTACCACTTGTTGTTGCTCTTGGAAGTACACTGGGTGATAGTATTGTATCTTATATGATAATAAGTATAGCTTTATGTGCTTCTTGTGCTATGGTACTACCTGTTTCTACACCACCAAATGCTATTGCTTATGCAAGTGGGCATTTAGAATCAAAAGATTTTTTATTTATAGGTCTAATTGCAGGAGTTGCAGGACCTTTCTTTATTATAACTTTATTAAGTTTTTATTCATAA
- a CDS encoding thiamine-phosphate pyrophosphorylase has translation MNRNNLRLIDANLNRLREGIRVVEDIFRYIYDDKQNASRLKQLRHKSRINLYNELLSSRDIKNDVLKESIKSEQGRDDLYAILIANFKRAQESARVLEEFTKLISTNDSEIFKHIRYELYDLEIVLTKITSNSK, from the coding sequence ATGAATAGAAATAACTTACGATTAATTGATGCTAATTTGAATAGATTACGAGAAGGTATTAGAGTAGTAGAAGATATCTTTAGATACATCTATGATGATAAACAGAATGCATCAAGACTTAAACAATTAAGACATAAATCACGAATTAACTTATATAATGAATTATTATCTTCAAGAGATATAAAAAATGACGTATTAAAAGAATCTATAAAAAGTGAGCAAGGAAGAGATGATCTTTATGCTATCTTAATTGCAAATTTTAAAAGAGCACAAGAAAGTGCAAGAGTATTAGAAGAGTTTACAAAATTAATCTCAACTAATGATAGTGAAATTTTTAAACATATAAGATATGAACTTTATGACTTAGAAATAGTTTTAACAAAAATAACTTCAAACTCTAAATAA
- a CDS encoding AbrB family transcriptional regulator, producing MQKVIITFAIGLVGVFIFKYFSLPLPWMMGPVLSVAIASNLPNITTQKLTSNIANPARVVIGVTVGSAFSASIINDLDNYMFSILLIIPFILLSTIFGVLYYHKLGGIDKNSAFFASQPGGFVEMVILAQSSGADVRKVILAQSSRLMIIVLALPFLIHTFLNIELPKSNAGNALPSIINIQINDALLMLLCGLTGWWIASKIKLGAASLLGPMAVSMVFYVFDFIHQRPPFELLNLVQLILGASIGSSFSGIGFKEFSKTLLFGAGHFIILLLLSLIFGVFSVWITGENWLSVLLAFSPGGQSDMNLIAILVGANVPFVALHHTFRLFIVMAILPVMHRNFDKFIKKKI from the coding sequence ATGCAAAAAGTAATAATAACATTTGCAATAGGCCTTGTAGGAGTATTTATTTTTAAATACTTCTCATTACCTTTACCATGGATGATGGGACCTGTGTTAAGTGTTGCAATTGCAAGTAATCTTCCAAATATTACTACACAAAAATTAACTTCAAATATAGCAAATCCTGCAAGAGTAGTTATTGGAGTAACTGTAGGAAGTGCATTCAGTGCTTCAATAATTAATGATTTAGATAATTATATGTTTAGTATTCTTTTAATTATTCCTTTTATTCTTTTATCTACAATATTTGGTGTTTTATATTATCATAAACTTGGAGGTATTGATAAAAATAGTGCTTTCTTTGCATCGCAACCAGGTGGATTTGTTGAAATGGTTATATTAGCTCAAAGTTCAGGGGCAGATGTACGTAAAGTTATTCTTGCTCAATCATCAAGACTTATGATAATTGTATTAGCTTTACCTTTTTTAATTCATACTTTTCTTAATATAGAACTTCCAAAGTCAAATGCAGGTAATGCCCTTCCGTCAATCATAAACATTCAAATAAATGATGCACTATTAATGCTCCTTTGTGGATTAACTGGTTGGTGGATTGCTTCAAAGATCAAACTTGGCGCAGCTAGTTTATTAGGTCCAATGGCTGTTAGTATGGTATTTTATGTTTTTGATTTTATTCATCAAAGACCTCCATTTGAACTTTTAAATCTAGTACAGCTTATTTTAGGAGCGTCAATTGGATCATCTTTTAGTGGAATAGGATTTAAAGAATTTAGTAAAACTTTACTTTTTGGAGCTGGTCATTTTATAATACTATTATTATTATCATTAATTTTTGGAGTATTTTCTGTTTGGATTACAGGAGAAAATTGGTTATCTGTGTTATTAGCATTTTCTCCTGGTGGTCAAAGTGATATGAATCTAATAGCTATTTTAGTAGGAGCAAATGTTCCATTTGTTGCACTTCATCACACATTTAGATTATTTATCGTAATGGCAATTTTACCTGTTATGCATAGAAATTTTGATAAATTTATAAAAAAGAAGATTTAA